The Methanobacteriaceae archaeon DNA window TATGAGCATCTTGCTCCAGGTTGTTTTTAATGGCCAGGTAAGGAGAATGAGGGAAGAAATTTTCTTCTGTAAAAGGCACCGTAGTTACTTTACCAAATTTATAGGCCTGCAGGCCAGATATTCCTGGTGCGGCAGATAGTATAGATGATGAGTGTATGACTTGAGTTTCTATTCCTCTTTTTTTGGCTTCCATCATCATATCAGTATGTGTAGTGGCGATTAATGGATCCCCAGCAATTAAAAAAGCAACATTTTTGCTTTCTGCCTCTTTTATAGGAATTATATCTTCTTCCACATCTTCTCTAGTCAAAATTTTAACTTCACGGCCTAATAATTTCTCAAAAGCAGAGATGGATGTTCCAAAAAGTCCTGCCGTGTAAAACTCAGCATAAACCTCATCTGCAGACTTTAAAGCTTCTAATCCTTTAACAGAAATATCTTTTTCATCATAAAGTCCTAAACCAATAAAATAAAGCATTGAATCACCTTTTAATGGCATAATCTATAATTTCACCAATATGTTAATTTTAAATCATTTGAATAATTACTAAACTTTGATATTCTAATATACAGTTTCTAATATAAGTTTCAAATTGAGATATATATTACATAAATAAATGACAATCATTATCTTAAAGCAAATTCATCGTATAATGATTATTTACTAAATTATACCATGAAGATTATAAATATATTTAGGATAGGATTTTTGATATAATATTCTGATAAATTAAACATTCTTATATTATAATTACCTTAGAAGAGGAATCATATGAAATGCATTAAAGTTCCCAAAAATGAGGCCAACCATGTCCGTAAAATTCTAATGGAAAAATCAATTATAGATCTTGGCCTTAAAATAAAAAGGGACTCTGAATACGTTTATTTACCATTAATGGGTGAAATAGAGATAATTTCTGAAAAGTTAGCTGAATCTGGAATCAGTCATTTAGATATTTTAGAAATAGAATTTGAAATACAAAAAAGAGGCCCTAAAAGCTTCATGGACTTTTTAAATGGTAAAATTGATGAAGCTGAAATTCAGGAGATAAAGAAGTCCTTTGACATTATTGGAGATGTGGTGATCCTGGAGATTCCAGAAAAGTTGGAAGAACATAAACATACCATTGGACAGGCTGCCCTTGATTTCACTAAACGAAAAGCAGTTTTCATGAAAAAAAGCGAGATAAAAGGAGTTACCCGTATCCGGGAACTGGAGCATCTGGCGGGTGAGGACACCTCAGAAACAATACACGTAGAATACGGCTCTCGAATAATGCTGGATGTAAAGAAAGTTTATTTCAGCCCTAGATTAGCCACAGAAAGGGAAAGAGTGGCCCAGCAGGTCAAAGATGGTGAAATAATTGTGGACATGTTCTGTGGAGTAGGGCCCTTTGTTATGGACATTTCAAGGCGTAGAGAAGTCCTGATTTATGCCATTGATATTAATCCAGATGCAATTTACTATTTAAAAAAGAATATGGAACTTAATCACGTAGAAGAAAAAGTATTTCCCATGTTAGGTGATGTAGGCCAAATATTATCAGAACAGGATATTTCCGCCGATAGAGTGATTATGAATCTTCCTGGAACGGCCTATGAGTTTTTAGATAAGGCCATGGAGCTAATTAAGCCCGGAGGGATTATTAATTACTATGAATTCTCCTCTGATTTTGATACTCCTATTCAAAGGATAATTGATGCTGCTGGGCCTCGTAAGGTGGAAATTTTGAATAAAAGGCATGTTAAATCCCGGAGCCCTGGTGTGTGGCATATGGGGATTGATGCTCGGATAAATTAATCATTCTGAATCAAAACAAATTTATTTTTAATATTTTTTTAATTTTAAAAACAAATTGAGAATATTAATGGAATATATTAACTAAAAAATAAAATAATTTCCTGGTTATTTTTTTATAATGGATCTAAAATTCCATTCTCCGTAATTATTCCAGCAATAAGGTCACTAGGAACAATATCAAAGGCCGGATTTCGCACTTCAGTTCCCTCAGGAGTTATACGACAA harbors:
- the dph5 gene encoding diphthine synthase, whose amino-acid sequence is MPLKGDSMLYFIGLGLYDEKDISVKGLEALKSADEVYAEFYTAGLFGTSISAFEKLLGREVKILTREDVEEDIIPIKEAESKNVAFLIAGDPLIATTHTDMMMEAKKRGIETQVIHSSSILSAAPGISGLQAYKFGKVTTVPFTEENFFPHSPYLAIKNNLEQDAHTLVLLDIRAHENRYMTVNQGLEYLMKVENDRQEGVLSEDTLAVAIVRAGSLQPLVRADKIKNLIKEDFGGPLHCLIIPSKMHFMEAEYLVAMAGAPEEIL
- a CDS encoding class I SAM-dependent methyltransferase family protein; translation: MKCIKVPKNEANHVRKILMEKSIIDLGLKIKRDSEYVYLPLMGEIEIISEKLAESGISHLDILEIEFEIQKRGPKSFMDFLNGKIDEAEIQEIKKSFDIIGDVVILEIPEKLEEHKHTIGQAALDFTKRKAVFMKKSEIKGVTRIRELEHLAGEDTSETIHVEYGSRIMLDVKKVYFSPRLATERERVAQQVKDGEIIVDMFCGVGPFVMDISRRREVLIYAIDINPDAIYYLKKNMELNHVEEKVFPMLGDVGQILSEQDISADRVIMNLPGTAYEFLDKAMELIKPGGIINYYEFSSDFDTPIQRIIDAAGPRKVEILNKRHVKSRSPGVWHMGIDARIN